A window of Proteus columbae contains these coding sequences:
- the yebF gene encoding protein YebF — translation MTLSKLVSQTGILGAGLLLAVSFGASAESIENVNKDIVRSAPFSSCVNLDNNQLVTRVKNDYLQNRLPRWQDDKNALGSKPVASINANEVIKMDNNYQMVLNVRGARTDLRYNVQVNCDDNTITYVSPK, via the coding sequence ATGACATTAAGCAAGCTTGTGAGTCAAACAGGGATACTTGGAGCAGGTCTTTTACTTGCCGTTTCTTTTGGAGCATCTGCAGAAAGTATCGAAAATGTGAATAAAGATATTGTGCGCTCTGCACCATTTTCGAGTTGTGTTAATTTAGATAACAATCAACTTGTTACAAGAGTAAAAAATGATTATTTACAAAATCGTTTACCTCGCTGGCAAGATGATAAAAATGCATTAGGATCAAAACCTGTTGCAAGTATTAATGCTAATGAAGTTATCAAGATGGATAATAACTATCAGATGGTATTGAATGTAAGAGGGGCGAGAACAGACCTTCGTTACAATGTTCAAGTCAATTGTGATGACAATACTATTACTTATGTTTCCCCTAAGTAA
- a CDS encoding N-acetylmuramoyl-L-alanine amidase, which translates to MRSSRYYIGLLIAISLLTSCAKQPVFIDRGEYIVKVIPNKQEANDCVKYLVMHYTALDDERSLKVLTGGRVSSHYLIPTHPSSIDGKPVITSLVDERQIAWHAGISQWGDATSLNNCSIGIEIVNLGYRDNGKFRYWYSYTADQIVTISAVMKDIIERYDIEPQNVLGHSDIAPLRKVDPGPLFPWERLASQGIGAWPDKQLVKTYLAGRDPSEPVDVANFQKLLQQYGYQTPTNGVLDNNAQKVVKAFQMHFRSSKADGIPDAQSEAILKALIEKYRT; encoded by the coding sequence ATGAGGTCTAGTCGGTATTATATAGGATTACTTATTGCAATAAGCCTCTTAACCAGTTGTGCCAAACAACCAGTATTTATTGATAGAGGTGAATATATAGTTAAAGTTATTCCTAATAAGCAGGAAGCAAATGACTGTGTAAAATATCTGGTGATGCACTATACCGCGCTAGATGATGAACGCTCGCTTAAGGTTCTTACTGGGGGGCGAGTCAGTAGTCACTATTTAATCCCTACACATCCTTCATCTATTGATGGAAAGCCAGTGATTACTTCTTTAGTGGATGAAAGGCAAATTGCATGGCATGCGGGTATTAGTCAGTGGGGAGACGCAACTAGCCTAAATAATTGCTCTATTGGGATCGAGATAGTCAATCTGGGTTACCGTGATAATGGCAAGTTTAGGTATTGGTATTCTTATACAGCGGATCAAATCGTGACGATTTCAGCGGTAATGAAAGATATTATTGAACGTTATGATATCGAACCTCAAAACGTTTTGGGTCACAGTGATATTGCACCTCTCAGAAAAGTTGATCCGGGTCCTTTATTTCCTTGGGAAAGATTAGCCAGTCAAGGTATAGGTGCTTGGCCTGATAAGCAATTAGTGAAAACTTATTTAGCAGGTAGAGATCCTTCAGAGCCTGTTGATGTTGCGAACTTCCAAAAGTTATTACAGCAATATGGTTATCAAACACCAACGAATGGTGTGTTAGATAATAATGCACAAAAAGTAGTGAAGGCTTTTCAAATGCATTTTAGGTCGAGCAAAGCAGATGGTATTCCTGATGCTCAATCAGAGGCGATTTTAAAGGCATTGATTGAGAAATACCGAACTTAA
- a CDS encoding L-serine ammonia-lyase, whose amino-acid sequence MISVFDMFKVGIGPSSSHTVGPMKAGKEFVDDLVSQELIASVTRVAVDVYGSLSLTGKGHHTDIAIIMGLAGNAPATVDIDSIPGFIREVEETGKLSLANGLKVVDFPAESMHFSNDNLSLHENGMTIHAFAGDKEVYRKTYYSIGGGFIVDEENFGKSTLNSKPVSYPYASAEELLKHCKETGLSISSLMMKNELDLHTQAEINAYFADVYKTMQECIEHGLNTEGVLPGPLRVPRRAAALNRLLTSSNSLSNDPMKVVDLINMFALAVNEENAAGGRVVTAPTNGACGIVPAVLAYYDRCIEPVTQEIYLRYFLASGAIGILYKMNASISGAEVGCQGEVGVACSMAAAGLAELLGGSPEQVCIAAEIGMEHNLGLTCDPVAGQVQVPCIERNAIASVKAVNAARMAIRRTSEPRVSLDKVIETMYETGKDMNAKYRETSRGGLAIKVQCD is encoded by the coding sequence GTGATTAGCGTTTTCGACATGTTTAAAGTGGGCATCGGACCATCTAGCTCTCACACCGTAGGGCCAATGAAAGCGGGTAAAGAATTTGTCGATGATTTAGTCAGCCAGGAATTGATTGCGTCTGTCACTCGCGTAGCTGTTGATGTTTACGGCTCCTTGTCTTTGACAGGCAAAGGTCACCATACTGATATCGCAATTATTATGGGGTTAGCAGGTAATGCACCAGCTACTGTCGATATTGACAGCATTCCCGGTTTTATTCGTGAAGTTGAAGAAACTGGCAAGCTATCATTAGCAAACGGCTTAAAAGTGGTCGATTTCCCAGCAGAAAGTATGCATTTTAGCAATGACAACCTGTCATTACATGAAAATGGTATGACAATCCATGCTTTTGCTGGCGACAAAGAAGTCTATAGAAAAACGTACTACTCTATTGGTGGTGGTTTTATCGTTGATGAAGAAAACTTCGGTAAATCAACATTAAACAGCAAGCCTGTTTCATACCCTTATGCTAGCGCAGAAGAGCTATTAAAACACTGTAAAGAAACGGGTTTATCCATTTCCAGCTTAATGATGAAAAATGAGCTGGATCTGCATACTCAAGCAGAAATTAATGCTTATTTCGCTGATGTTTATAAAACAATGCAAGAGTGTATTGAACACGGTTTAAATACAGAAGGCGTATTACCAGGGCCATTACGTGTACCTCGTCGTGCTGCTGCATTAAATCGCTTATTGACATCAAGCAACAGCCTGTCAAACGATCCAATGAAAGTCGTTGATCTGATCAATATGTTTGCACTAGCGGTTAATGAAGAAAACGCAGCAGGTGGACGCGTTGTAACAGCACCAACAAATGGCGCATGTGGTATCGTTCCTGCTGTATTGGCTTACTACGATCGTTGCATCGAACCTGTTACACAAGAAATCTACTTACGCTATTTCTTAGCATCTGGCGCAATTGGTATTCTTTACAAAATGAATGCTTCTATTTCTGGTGCAGAAGTAGGTTGCCAAGGCGAAGTTGGCGTAGCTTGTTCAATGGCAGCTGCGGGTCTTGCTGAATTATTAGGCGGAAGTCCAGAACAAGTCTGTATCGCTGCTGAAATCGGTATGGAACACAACCTTGGTTTAACTTGTGACCCAGTTGCAGGCCAAGTCCAAGTTCCTTGTATTGAACGTAATGCCATTGCTTCTGTTAAAGCAGTCAATGCCGCGCGTATGGCAATTCGTCGTACCAGTGAACCTCGTGTTTCTCTCGATAAAGTCATTGAAACCATGTATGAAACGGGTAAAGACATGAATGCTAAATACCGCGAAACATCACGCGGTGGTCTTGCAATCAAAGTACAGTGTGACTAA
- a CDS encoding DNA polymerase III subunit theta: MSYNLSELTQEEKDKLNISLAASGVAFKERYNMPVVADAVLREQPQAFQAFFQERLVFYRARSQHYSRLPYDPPVKK; the protein is encoded by the coding sequence ATGAGTTATAACCTTTCAGAATTAACACAAGAAGAAAAAGATAAGCTAAATATAAGTTTAGCCGCTTCAGGCGTTGCTTTTAAAGAGCGCTATAACATGCCTGTTGTAGCAGATGCTGTTTTAAGAGAACAACCTCAAGCTTTTCAAGCCTTCTTTCAAGAAAGGCTGGTATTTTATCGTGCAAGAAGCCAGCACTATTCTCGTTTACCTTATGACCCACCAGTAAAAAAATAG
- the yidA gene encoding sugar-phosphatase codes for MSIKLIAIDLDGTLLNKQHEITPEVKQAVQRAKEAGVKIVLASGRSFNGISPYLKILGLDTSDCYCISNNGSQIHQADNGEVIIQDLLNFEDYLYFENLAREIGVHFHVISDNKIYTTNSHISHFTCQEAFLSWTPLYYRPLNEMQTDMYFSKFMIVDAPAVLDNAIQYLPTNIYEQYSILRSAPYFIEVLNTNVNKGSAVKKVAEHLKITPEKIMCIGDQGNDLAMLKYAGLGVAMGNAPEEVKKVAKFVTLSNEEHGVAVAIDKFI; via the coding sequence ATGAGTATTAAGCTTATCGCGATTGATTTAGATGGAACCTTGCTTAACAAACAACACGAAATTACGCCAGAAGTAAAACAAGCAGTTCAGCGAGCAAAAGAGGCGGGAGTTAAGATTGTATTAGCTTCAGGACGCTCCTTCAATGGCATCTCTCCCTATTTAAAAATACTCGGTCTTGATACCTCTGATTGTTACTGCATCAGCAATAATGGTAGCCAAATCCATCAAGCAGATAATGGTGAAGTGATTATTCAAGATCTGCTCAATTTTGAAGATTATCTCTATTTTGAAAACCTTGCTCGTGAGATTGGCGTCCATTTTCACGTTATCAGCGATAATAAGATTTATACTACCAACAGTCATATTAGCCATTTCACCTGCCAAGAAGCCTTTTTATCTTGGACTCCGCTTTATTATCGTCCACTGAATGAAATGCAAACTGATATGTATTTTAGTAAGTTTATGATTGTTGATGCACCTGCCGTTTTGGATAATGCTATTCAATATCTTCCTACTAATATTTATGAACAATACAGCATATTACGTAGTGCCCCTTATTTTATTGAAGTATTAAATACCAATGTCAATAAAGGGAGTGCGGTTAAAAAAGTTGCTGAACATTTGAAAATTACACCAGAAAAAATCATGTGTATTGGTGATCAAGGTAATGATTTGGCAATGCTAAAATATGCAGGTTTAGGTGTTGCGATGGGAAATGCGCCTGAAGAAGTGAAGAAAGTCGCTAAATTCGTCACACTTTCTAATGAAGAGCACGGTGTTGCAGTCGCTATCGATAAATTTATTTAA
- the mgrB gene encoding PhoP/PhoQ regulator MgrB, with product MYLKDFKLNAKKIIISLIIALVITFGLYLVALDNFCDRGEDFQQGLCRFTTLFPSKHH from the coding sequence ATGTATTTAAAGGATTTTAAATTGAACGCAAAGAAAATAATTATTAGCTTAATTATTGCATTAGTCATTACCTTTGGCCTCTATCTTGTGGCTTTAGATAATTTTTGCGATCGAGGAGAGGATTTCCAACAAGGTCTCTGTCGCTTTACCACATTATTCCCCTCTAAACATCACTAA
- the pabB gene encoding aminodeoxychorismate synthase component 1 → MDMQLQQRELTYTPDLALRVFSPIASLPWSSLLHSGFAEHPHNRFDIVVSDPAVTLETRKQTTTIKEKNGTVKRSKKDPFTLIQSALEQFDFHPEQSESLPFLGGALGIWSYDLGRRFENLPEIAKNELSFADMAIGIYDWALIVDHDLKKATLISYHNIDERLQWLESQTSTALDSRFTLTTDWQSNISSDEYNEKIAKIHQYLLSGDCYQVNLAQRFCASYTGSEWNAFLTLNQANKAPFSSFMCLPNNFVISVSPERFIHLVDNKIETRPIKGTLPRKASPKEDDEQAQLLANSRKDRAENLMIVDLMRNDIGKVAVTGSVKVPELFVVERFPAVHHLVSTITAALPEHLKATDLLRAAFPGGSITGAPKIRAMEIIEELEPHRRHGYCGAIGYISFCGTMDTNISIRTLLTEKNKIYCWAGGGIVADSVAEKEYQETFDKLGQILTVLSESTIDDTH, encoded by the coding sequence ATGGATATGCAATTACAACAACGCGAACTAACTTATACCCCTGATCTAGCATTGCGGGTATTTTCTCCTATTGCGTCATTGCCTTGGTCTAGTTTACTTCATTCTGGCTTTGCCGAACATCCTCATAATCGTTTTGATATTGTTGTCTCCGATCCTGCTGTGACTTTAGAAACTCGCAAACAAACGACAACGATTAAAGAAAAAAACGGCACAGTCAAACGTTCTAAAAAAGATCCCTTCACTCTCATTCAATCTGCGTTGGAACAATTCGATTTTCACCCAGAACAAAGTGAGTCATTGCCTTTTTTGGGTGGCGCTTTAGGTATCTGGAGTTATGACTTAGGTCGTCGTTTTGAAAATTTACCTGAAATAGCGAAAAATGAACTTAGTTTCGCAGATATGGCAATTGGTATTTATGATTGGGCACTTATTGTTGATCACGATTTAAAAAAAGCCACTTTAATTAGCTATCACAATATTGATGAGCGCTTACAGTGGTTAGAAAGCCAAACTTCCACAGCTCTTGATTCACGATTCACCTTAACAACAGATTGGCAATCAAACATCAGTAGTGATGAATATAACGAGAAAATTGCTAAAATTCATCAATACTTACTTTCGGGTGACTGCTATCAAGTTAATTTAGCTCAACGTTTTTGTGCAAGCTATACAGGCAGTGAGTGGAACGCATTCTTAACATTGAATCAAGCTAATAAAGCACCTTTTTCTTCTTTTATGTGTTTGCCAAATAACTTTGTGATTAGTGTTTCACCTGAACGTTTTATTCATTTAGTTGATAATAAAATTGAAACACGTCCTATAAAAGGCACACTACCTCGTAAAGCATCGCCAAAAGAAGATGATGAACAAGCTCAATTATTAGCAAATTCACGTAAAGATCGCGCTGAAAACTTAATGATTGTAGATTTGATGCGTAATGATATTGGCAAAGTTGCAGTAACAGGTTCTGTTAAGGTTCCTGAATTGTTTGTTGTCGAGCGTTTCCCAGCAGTACACCATTTAGTCAGTACTATCACCGCAGCGCTTCCTGAGCATTTAAAAGCAACGGATCTATTAAGAGCGGCTTTCCCTGGTGGTTCAATTACCGGAGCGCCGAAGATCAGAGCTATGGAGATCATTGAAGAATTAGAGCCTCATCGTCGCCATGGATATTGTGGTGCAATTGGTTATATCAGTTTTTGTGGCACAATGGACACCAATATCAGCATTCGCACTTTATTAACTGAAAAAAATAAAATTTACTGTTGGGCAGGTGGTGGTATTGTTGCTGATAGCGTTGCTGAAAAAGAGTACCAAGAAACATTCGATAAACTTGGGCAAATATTAACTGTTTTAAGTGAGTCTACTATCGATGACACCCATTGA
- a CDS encoding alanine/glycine:cation symporter family protein codes for MTGLINFANNILWGYVLIYLLLGVGIYFTIRTGFIQIRHFSHMFSILKNSHKSDKSGISSFQALCTSLAARVGTGNLTGVAIALTAGGPGAIFWMWVVALIGMATSLIESTLAQLYKTKDDDGNYRGGPAYYMTKGLKMRWMGVLFAIFLIIAFGLVFNAVQANSIAQATASAFNFDPLYVGIFLVLTSGFIIFGGLRWIARVAELVVPVMATAYLLLAFWVVADHIERLPEVFILIFKSAFGLQEAAAGAIAYGISQAMTQGIQRGLFSNEAGMGSAPNAAASATPYPPHPASQGYIQMLGVFMDTLVICSATAVIILSSGVLDSYPEGINGIQLTQLALSSSVGGWGSTFIAIAIFFFAFTSIIANYAYAESNMIFLGRNHTTGLFLLRSAALAMVMFGALADMPLVWKMADLSMGLMAMTNLIAIILLSGVALKLVKDYNQQRQAGLLPTFDIRQYPELQDDIEEGIWDENIVPDEPLVRCEKVSNN; via the coding sequence TTGACAGGGCTAATAAACTTTGCGAATAACATTTTATGGGGATATGTTCTTATCTACTTACTTCTTGGAGTAGGTATTTACTTTACTATCCGTACTGGATTTATACAAATCCGACATTTTAGTCATATGTTCTCTATTTTAAAAAATAGCCATAAGTCAGATAAATCAGGAATTTCTTCCTTTCAGGCATTATGCACTAGTCTAGCTGCGCGGGTAGGTACTGGAAATTTGACGGGAGTCGCGATTGCTTTAACTGCGGGTGGCCCTGGCGCTATTTTTTGGATGTGGGTAGTCGCTTTAATTGGTATGGCGACATCATTAATAGAAAGTACACTCGCACAACTTTATAAAACAAAAGATGATGATGGTAACTACCGTGGTGGTCCTGCTTATTATATGACAAAAGGACTGAAAATGCGCTGGATGGGTGTTCTCTTCGCCATTTTCTTAATTATCGCTTTTGGCTTAGTTTTTAATGCTGTTCAAGCGAATTCGATTGCTCAAGCTACAGCTTCTGCCTTTAATTTTGATCCACTTTACGTGGGGATCTTTTTAGTACTAACCAGCGGATTTATTATTTTTGGTGGCCTGCGTTGGATTGCTCGTGTTGCTGAATTAGTTGTTCCTGTCATGGCAACAGCTTATTTATTATTAGCATTTTGGGTTGTTGCAGATCATATTGAACGCTTACCCGAAGTTTTTATTTTAATTTTTAAAAGTGCCTTTGGATTACAAGAAGCGGCTGCTGGTGCCATTGCTTACGGTATTAGCCAAGCGATGACACAAGGTATTCAACGCGGTCTCTTTTCTAATGAAGCAGGTATGGGTTCTGCACCGAATGCTGCTGCTTCAGCAACACCTTATCCACCGCATCCTGCATCTCAAGGCTATATTCAAATGCTAGGTGTTTTCATGGATACCTTGGTTATTTGTAGTGCCACTGCGGTGATCATTTTATCATCAGGTGTACTAGACAGTTATCCAGAAGGTATTAACGGTATTCAATTAACACAATTGGCCTTGTCATCTAGTGTGGGTGGTTGGGGAAGTACTTTTATTGCAATTGCAATTTTCTTCTTTGCTTTTACCTCCATTATTGCCAATTATGCTTATGCTGAGAGTAATATGATTTTCCTTGGACGTAATCACACAACAGGGCTATTTCTTTTACGTTCAGCGGCTTTAGCTATGGTGATGTTTGGCGCTTTAGCGGATATGCCTCTTGTTTGGAAAATGGCCGATCTCTCAATGGGATTAATGGCAATGACTAATTTAATTGCAATCATCTTGCTTTCTGGTGTCGCCTTAAAATTAGTTAAAGATTATAACCAGCAACGACAAGCAGGTTTACTGCCTACATTTGATATTCGCCAATATCCAGAGTTACAAGATGACATTGAGGAAGGAATTTGGGATGAAAATATTGTTCCTGATGAACCTTTAGTTCGATGTGAAAAAGTGAGCAATAACTAA
- a CDS encoding helix-turn-helix domain-containing protein: MPQDNHLALVCALSKWIEEHLGRVIHLEELAAYSGYSLWHMQKIFKEVTGTSLGKYIRQRRLAGAIHLLRTSERSIFDIALDFGFGSQSHFTYMFRKEYGITPFDFRQNQEIVLETKQPLHLQSPCCD, translated from the coding sequence ATGCCACAAGATAATCATCTCGCATTGGTTTGCGCCCTAAGTAAATGGATTGAGGAACATTTAGGCCGTGTTATCCATCTTGAAGAGTTGGCGGCTTATTCTGGGTATTCTCTTTGGCACATGCAGAAAATCTTTAAAGAAGTCACGGGCACCTCTTTAGGAAAGTATATCCGTCAGCGTAGATTAGCTGGTGCTATTCACTTATTACGTACCAGTGAGCGCTCTATCTTCGATATCGCCCTTGATTTTGGCTTTGGTTCACAATCTCACTTTACTTATATGTTCCGTAAAGAGTATGGCATCACGCCTTTCGACTTCCGGCAAAATCAAGAGATCGTTTTAGAAACCAAACAGCCTTTACATTTACAGTCACCTTGTTGTGATTAA
- the brnQ gene encoding branched-chain amino acid transport system II carrier protein, translating into MLSTKDMLVLGMMVFALFLGAGNIIFPPMAGFQSGSLWFSTSLGFLVTGVLLPFLTLVIVAIRGRGERLSVDLPSWVAVIFWVALYLIVGSTFAMPRVTNTAYEMGFLPLGLIEKNTATHLTFALVFNITSMFFMLKQGTMISAIGKFMTPALLILLVVVGIAVVAKPISPIGEPTGLYAVNGFFSGFIDGYQTMDVLSAMAFGGIVARALYTKGITEPHQIGFITIKAGMISVLLLAALYLCLFYLGATSHSVSVFADPALNATNGGQIFSRYVDALFGSVGTWLMGGIVLLASMTTLVGVTSAAADYFATFHHRLGYRFWVVVFTLMTTVVSTFGLDTLLRVTIPALLMIYPTSVTLVLLQFIRNKLKAPRFTYRFTIAIIVLMSLFDTLKQLKWLNADLLQLFSYIPLSDYGLGWVLPGAIAFVISLVVSLNFKEESLPIENTAK; encoded by the coding sequence ATGCTTTCTACAAAAGACATGCTCGTTCTTGGGATGATGGTTTTCGCACTCTTCCTTGGCGCTGGCAATATTATTTTCCCTCCTATGGCGGGTTTCCAATCAGGAAGCCTCTGGTTTAGTACATCTTTAGGTTTCCTTGTTACAGGTGTCTTACTCCCTTTTCTTACCTTGGTTATCGTCGCAATTCGTGGACGTGGAGAGCGCCTTTCTGTTGATTTGCCTTCATGGGTGGCTGTGATTTTCTGGGTAGCACTGTATCTTATCGTAGGTTCTACTTTTGCGATGCCTCGTGTCACCAATACTGCTTATGAAATGGGTTTCTTACCTTTAGGGCTTATTGAGAAAAATACGGCAACACACCTTACTTTCGCACTTGTTTTCAATATCACAAGTATGTTTTTCATGCTCAAACAAGGCACAATGATAAGCGCCATTGGTAAGTTTATGACACCAGCACTGTTAATTCTGCTAGTGGTTGTGGGCATTGCTGTTGTGGCTAAACCGATTTCCCCAATTGGTGAACCAACAGGCCTTTATGCGGTAAATGGCTTCTTCTCTGGCTTTATTGATGGTTACCAAACCATGGATGTCCTCTCTGCTATGGCATTTGGTGGTATCGTTGCTCGTGCTTTATATACCAAAGGCATTACTGAACCACACCAGATCGGTTTTATTACCATAAAAGCAGGCATGATTTCAGTCTTACTATTAGCAGCACTTTATCTGTGCCTTTTCTACTTAGGTGCAACAAGCCACTCTGTTTCTGTTTTTGCTGATCCAGCACTCAATGCTACTAACGGTGGCCAGATTTTCTCACGTTATGTTGATGCGTTATTTGGCTCTGTGGGTACTTGGTTGATGGGAGGTATTGTTTTATTAGCCAGTATGACAACACTTGTCGGTGTAACAAGTGCTGCGGCAGACTACTTTGCGACATTCCATCATCGTTTAGGCTATCGCTTTTGGGTTGTGGTATTTACATTAATGACCACAGTTGTATCAACGTTTGGTCTTGATACACTATTACGAGTGACTATTCCTGCATTATTAATGATTTATCCAACATCAGTCACATTGGTATTACTGCAATTTATTCGTAATAAATTAAAAGCGCCTCGCTTTACCTATCGCTTTACAATTGCAATCATTGTTTTGATGAGCCTTTTCGATACGTTGAAACAATTGAAATGGTTAAATGCTGATTTACTGCAATTATTTAGCTATATCCCACTGTCTGATTATGGCTTAGGTTGGGTATTACCAGGTGCGATTGCATTTGTAATCTCGCTGGTTGTTAGCTTAAATTTTAAAGAAGAAAGTCTTCCAATAGAAAATACAGCGAAATAA
- a CDS encoding CoA pyrophosphatase, which produces MTPIDTFINRFQLTLPDDKVNQPLHAQKSAAVLLPIINKPNPTLLLTERASTLRSHAGQVALPGGKRDPEDNNLIATALREAHEEVAIPPHAVSVIGQLAPLQSSSGYLVTPIVGVIPAGLPLRHNPAEVASIFEMPLSHVLNAQHYQPLDFHRAGENHRIYFYPYNGHLVWGLTAAILHRLALHIT; this is translated from the coding sequence ATGACACCCATTGATACTTTTATCAATCGTTTTCAACTCACATTACCTGATGACAAGGTAAATCAGCCTCTTCATGCCCAAAAATCGGCAGCTGTCCTGCTGCCGATTATCAATAAACCTAACCCAACATTATTATTAACTGAGCGTGCATCAACGTTACGCTCTCATGCAGGGCAAGTCGCTTTACCCGGCGGTAAACGCGATCCTGAAGATAACAACCTTATTGCAACAGCACTAAGGGAGGCGCATGAAGAAGTGGCTATTCCACCCCATGCCGTATCCGTTATTGGTCAATTAGCCCCTTTGCAAAGTTCTAGCGGATATTTAGTTACCCCTATTGTGGGTGTTATTCCTGCGGGTTTACCTTTACGCCATAACCCTGCTGAAGTCGCCTCTATCTTTGAAATGCCACTAAGCCATGTACTTAATGCCCAACATTATCAACCACTAGATTTTCATCGTGCTGGTGAAAATCATCGTATCTACTTTTATCCCTATAATGGACATCTCGTCTGGGGATTAACCGCCGCTATTTTACATAGACTCGCTTTACATATTACTTAA
- a CDS encoding YoaH family protein has protein sequence MFLGMPTLTHEEQQKAVEKIQSLMAEGMSSGEAIQLVAQELREKHATRESVSIVFDDENE, from the coding sequence ATGTTTCTAGGAATGCCTACATTAACACATGAAGAGCAACAAAAAGCGGTAGAAAAAATCCAATCTCTTATGGCTGAGGGAATGAGCAGTGGAGAGGCTATCCAATTAGTAGCTCAAGAGTTAAGAGAGAAACACGCGACCCGTGAATCTGTTTCTATTGTATTTGATGATGAAAATGAATAA
- a CDS encoding amino acid permease: MARESQQTELKRGLKNRHIQLIALGGAVGAGLFLGIAQTINMTGPSVILGYAIGGFIAFMIMRQLGEMVAEEPVAGSFSHFANKYWSPFAGFLSGWNYWVMFILVGMAELTAAGKYINYWLPDIPVWVSVAIFFVAINLINLINVKMYGETEFWFAIIKVLAIVGMILFGSYLLASGNGGPQASVSNLWELGFFPHGFTGFMSALAIVMFSFGGLELVGITAAEAENPKVSIPKATNQVVYRILIFYIGSLLVLLSLYPWTQVVKGESPFVLIFHNLDNFLIANILNAVVLTAALSVYNSGVYSNSRMLYGLAKQGNAPHALSRINKRGVPVVSLLLSAIATSLGILVNYLLPDQALELLMALVVTTLVLNWIMICLANLKFRAAKTKEGVEPFFKALWYPYGNYICLAFLCMILVIILFMPQVNISVILMPFWIAFLWVGFKISRMKKTPNSTQVSQDI; the protein is encoded by the coding sequence ATGGCGAGAGAGTCGCAACAGACAGAACTTAAGCGCGGTCTGAAAAATCGACATATCCAGCTAATTGCGCTGGGTGGTGCTGTCGGCGCTGGTCTGTTTCTTGGTATAGCGCAAACTATTAATATGACAGGCCCATCAGTAATATTAGGATATGCTATTGGTGGTTTTATTGCGTTTATGATCATGCGCCAATTAGGCGAAATGGTTGCCGAAGAGCCTGTTGCGGGTTCGTTTAGTCACTTTGCTAATAAATATTGGAGCCCGTTTGCTGGCTTCTTATCTGGCTGGAACTATTGGGTGATGTTTATTCTTGTCGGTATGGCAGAATTAACAGCAGCAGGTAAATACATTAACTATTGGTTACCTGATATTCCTGTTTGGGTTTCCGTTGCTATCTTCTTTGTAGCAATCAACTTAATCAATTTGATCAACGTTAAGATGTATGGTGAAACAGAGTTCTGGTTTGCCATTATTAAAGTGTTGGCGATTGTTGGTATGATTTTATTTGGGAGCTACTTACTGGCAAGTGGTAATGGTGGCCCTCAAGCTTCGGTTAGCAATTTATGGGAGCTAGGCTTTTTCCCTCATGGCTTTACGGGCTTTATGTCTGCATTAGCCATTGTTATGTTCTCTTTTGGTGGACTTGAGCTGGTGGGGATCACCGCGGCTGAGGCGGAAAACCCAAAAGTGAGCATCCCAAAAGCGACTAACCAAGTTGTTTATCGTATTTTAATTTTCTATATCGGTTCGTTGTTAGTGTTACTTTCACTTTATCCTTGGACTCAAGTTGTGAAAGGTGAAAGCCCGTTCGTACTGATTTTCCATAACTTGGATAATTTCTTAATCGCGAATATTTTAAATGCCGTGGTATTAACTGCTGCACTGTCTGTTTATAACAGTGGTGTTTATTCTAATAGTCGTATGCTTTATGGCTTGGCAAAACAAGGTAATGCGCCACATGCGCTTTCTCGCATTAATAAACGTGGTGTACCGGTAGTGTCGTTACTATTGTCAGCAATTGCGACTTCATTAGGTATTTTAGTTAACTACTTATTACCTGATCAGGCACTAGAACTATTAATGGCGTTGGTTGTAACCACGCTAGTACTTAACTGGATAATGATCTGTTTAGCGAATTTAAAATTCAGAGCGGCAAAAACAAAAGAGGGTGTAGAGCCTTTCTTTAAAGCACTTTGGTATCCATATGGTAACTATATCTGCCTGGCTTTCTTATGCATGATTTTAGTGATTATCTTATTTATGCCACAAGTGAATATTTCGGTAATTTTAATGCCATTCTGGATTGCGTTCTTATGGGTTGGATTTAAGATTTCCCGTATGAAGAAAACACCTAATAGTACTCAAGTAAGCCAAGATATTTAA